The Aminithiophilus ramosus genome contains a region encoding:
- a CDS encoding TolC family protein, producing MTPTIVGRRFVPLLLLLSLLPVPLAAPPGAEPLSLDLFLERVLQGNEELETSRHDLEARRETATLSVVHQRSSLALKGAGWLLSEGDREGYGYVQLALTQPFDLSGRHSLEERHALLTYAVAVAGHKETVNDLLGNAEEVYWSALMARRRVKLQEALLDERRETLRVVEERFRQGLVPRLDVVRASTRLKEQESLLVRARADERDELSRLSTFVGGGDVEPDEGAFLLPSFLEADRERARRQRPALVRLEGEAELCRVERALAARGMAPVLDGSVGLYGSGRSRRGDASRSGRGGLPPRPDPAVERRRTGPRREGQGRGLSGACP from the coding sequence ATGACCCCGACGATCGTTGGACGCCGCTTCGTTCCGCTGTTGCTGCTCCTTTCCCTCCTCCCGGTGCCGCTGGCCGCTCCTCCCGGTGCCGAGCCCCTCTCCCTCGATCTCTTTCTCGAGAGAGTGCTGCAGGGAAACGAGGAACTGGAAACATCCCGGCACGATCTGGAGGCTCGCCGCGAGACGGCGACCCTCTCCGTGGTCCATCAGCGTTCTTCTCTCGCCCTCAAGGGGGCGGGGTGGCTGCTCTCCGAGGGAGATCGGGAGGGCTATGGTTATGTGCAGCTGGCCCTGACCCAGCCTTTCGACCTTTCCGGCCGGCACTCCCTCGAGGAACGGCATGCCCTGCTCACCTATGCCGTCGCCGTCGCCGGTCACAAAGAGACGGTCAACGACCTCCTCGGCAATGCCGAGGAGGTTTACTGGTCCGCCCTCATGGCCCGCCGTCGAGTGAAGCTCCAGGAGGCGCTCCTCGACGAGAGGCGTGAGACGTTGCGCGTCGTGGAGGAACGTTTCCGCCAGGGTCTGGTTCCCCGCCTCGACGTGGTCCGGGCCTCGACAAGGCTGAAGGAGCAGGAGAGCCTTCTCGTCCGGGCTCGGGCAGACGAGAGAGACGAGCTCTCCCGCCTGTCGACTTTCGTCGGAGGCGGCGATGTCGAGCCCGACGAGGGCGCGTTTCTCCTCCCGTCCTTCCTTGAGGCCGATCGCGAACGGGCTCGGCGGCAGAGACCGGCTCTGGTCCGCCTCGAGGGAGAGGCGGAACTTTGCCGTGTCGAGCGGGCTCTGGCCGCCAGGGGTATGGCTCCGGTCCTCGACGGTTCCGTGGGCCTATACGGCTCTGGCCGATCCCGAAGGGGCGACGCTTCCCGATCGGGGAGAGGTGGTCTTCCGCCTCGACCTGACCCTGCCGTTGAGCGACGGAGGACGGGCCCGCGCCGAGAGGGCCAGGGCCGAGGCCTCTCTGGCGCGTGCCCGTAG
- a CDS encoding TolC family protein, with product MSDGGRARAERARAEASLARARSALSAEERALEEELDLARNRWERAAALERSARKQVVQADEEFRVTLLMYEEGYGSQLDVMEAQTEQQRARTEELEAVRGMCLALVDMRRAMGVYGVEEVFP from the coding sequence TTGAGCGACGGAGGACGGGCCCGCGCCGAGAGGGCCAGGGCCGAGGCCTCTCTGGCGCGTGCCCGTAGCGCCCTGAGTGCCGAGGAGAGAGCTCTCGAAGAGGAGCTGGACCTGGCCCGGAACCGCTGGGAGCGGGCGGCGGCTCTGGAGCGTTCGGCCCGGAAGCAGGTTGTCCAGGCGGATGAGGAGTTCCGTGTGACGCTCCTCATGTACGAGGAAGGCTACGGCTCCCAGCTTGACGTCATGGAGGCTCAGACGGAACAGCAACGGGCTCGAACGGAAGAGCTCGAAGCCGTCAGGGGGATGTGTCTGGCCCTCGTCGATATGCGGCGGGCCATGGGAGTCTACGGGGTGGAGGAGGTCTTCCCGTGA
- a CDS encoding NHL repeat-containing protein, with protein MKRFRFFVLPVAALALAVVIALTIGTPRRAYLIRFARTKADFVVDVTVVNDSGGAVTAAVSNARLARTYLDLAESAFSPARAKSCKWPHHWVVTIDGSERPSPWRLLHEVRPGETITFPAAVHGRWGDAVDLRPLRLAGGRAESAGSSLSLPATSPGVPPSEPARLSVTVAYDGRAFLVVSPLTLKEVPPRVFGDVALLGGRAYVADVLEGALLAFPADGSSPQRAEGLDAPLGVAADAATGEVYVSDLGAGRIVRYDGDLHRLGEIRTVGRLPAAMAASDGVLFVVTAPWNLVAFAKGELFGQSVERVDVARGGSLPFFDVGELRRALSLDRFMVLLDLACDDRGRLHLLVGGRTYFVVRLDGEGKVEAGLELPRGGALSFAFTARGDLLLADLVGRRLLLYDAGTLPWGPPEEGGFGSSARLGLPGDDGPCVLPERVTTRLAYPVVAADETIAVVEAATPRLRRFDVFLEELPLGNSF; from the coding sequence GTGAAGCGCTTCCGTTTTTTCGTCCTGCCCGTCGCGGCTCTCGCCCTCGCCGTCGTCATTGCCCTTACAATCGGGACGCCGAGGCGCGCCTACCTGATCCGTTTCGCCCGAACCAAGGCCGATTTCGTCGTCGACGTCACCGTCGTCAACGATTCGGGTGGGGCCGTGACGGCGGCCGTCTCCAACGCCCGACTGGCCCGGACCTACCTCGATCTGGCCGAGTCGGCCTTTTCCCCGGCGAGGGCGAAGAGCTGCAAGTGGCCTCACCACTGGGTCGTGACGATCGACGGCAGCGAAAGGCCCTCTCCCTGGCGTCTTCTTCACGAGGTCCGACCCGGCGAGACGATCACCTTTCCCGCAGCCGTCCATGGACGGTGGGGCGATGCCGTCGACCTTCGCCCTCTCCGTCTCGCCGGGGGGAGAGCCGAGAGCGCGGGAAGCTCTCTCTCTCTTCCCGCGACGAGCCCCGGAGTCCCCCCTTCGGAGCCGGCGCGGCTTTCCGTCACGGTGGCCTACGACGGCAGGGCCTTCCTCGTCGTTTCCCCCCTGACCCTCAAGGAGGTCCCTCCCCGCGTTTTCGGCGACGTGGCCCTCCTAGGCGGCAGGGCCTACGTGGCCGATGTCCTGGAGGGAGCCCTTCTCGCCTTTCCCGCGGACGGATCGTCTCCGCAGAGAGCGGAGGGGTTGGACGCGCCTCTGGGTGTGGCCGCCGACGCCGCGACGGGCGAGGTCTATGTCTCCGATTTGGGCGCGGGAAGAATCGTCCGTTACGACGGCGATCTCCACCGTCTCGGAGAGATCCGGACCGTCGGGCGTCTTCCTGCTGCCATGGCCGCCTCCGACGGCGTCCTCTTCGTCGTGACGGCCCCCTGGAATCTCGTGGCCTTCGCCAAGGGGGAGCTTTTCGGCCAGTCCGTCGAGAGAGTCGACGTGGCCCGAGGAGGGAGCCTTCCTTTTTTTGACGTGGGCGAGCTGCGGCGGGCCCTCTCCCTCGACCGCTTCATGGTCCTTCTCGATCTGGCCTGCGACGATCGGGGACGGCTTCATCTCCTCGTCGGCGGACGGACCTACTTCGTCGTCCGTCTCGACGGAGAGGGCAAGGTCGAGGCGGGTTTGGAGCTCCCTCGCGGAGGAGCCCTCTCCTTCGCCTTCACTGCTCGAGGCGACCTCCTTCTGGCGGATCTCGTCGGACGTCGTCTCCTCCTCTACGATGCCGGGACCTTGCCCTGGGGGCCGCCCGAAGAGGGCGGGTTCGGCTCCTCGGCCCGTTTGGGGCTTCCGGGAGACGACGGACCGTGCGTCCTTCCTGAACGGGTGACGACGAGGCTGGCCTACCCCGTCGTCGCCGCCGATGAAACGATCGCTGTCGTCGAGGCGGCCACCCCGCGCCTCCGCCGTTTCGATGTCTTCCTGGAAGAGCTTCCTTTGGGAAACTCTTTTTGA
- a CDS encoding efflux RND transporter periplasmic adaptor subunit: MKRATERRLQKGFWSLLFLAVACLVTYRVVVPHDREAPARSAAALRAEKGLPVRTWSVEALPWRRWKSAYGKVRAATVQEISSFLREVIVHVPVDVGEEVRPGEILVELSRQTQSAALKARLAEIGEAERDYRRRKALVEAGGMAGKELDTASVLLETLRSSLAEVRSTLERTRVRAQRRAVVVMRDAEVGEVAEGGRILLRLADLESLEVEALIAPGDLFAVGSGTRAEIIVDGPTVEGSVKRVDPEADEATGLYRAVVSLEGERFLRPGTYVEVRFLVDDRPDVVAVPYEAIRRESGRTYLFVVSGDRAFRRDFQAGSAQEGLVEIPAGLDVGEAVVVEGMDGLYDGARVWLDGDNEKPESDRE; encoded by the coding sequence GTGAAGCGTGCGACGGAACGGCGCCTGCAAAAGGGGTTCTGGAGCCTTCTCTTCCTGGCTGTGGCTTGCCTCGTGACCTATCGCGTCGTCGTCCCTCACGACAGGGAGGCCCCTGCCCGGAGTGCGGCCGCGCTGCGGGCGGAGAAGGGCCTTCCCGTCAGGACCTGGTCCGTCGAGGCCCTTCCCTGGCGGCGATGGAAGAGTGCCTACGGCAAGGTCCGGGCGGCGACGGTTCAGGAGATCTCCTCCTTTCTCCGCGAGGTGATCGTTCATGTCCCTGTCGACGTGGGCGAGGAGGTCCGTCCGGGAGAAATCCTCGTCGAGCTTTCCCGACAGACGCAGTCGGCCGCTCTCAAGGCCCGTCTCGCCGAAATCGGCGAGGCCGAAAGGGATTATCGGCGCAGAAAGGCCCTTGTCGAGGCGGGAGGCATGGCCGGCAAGGAGCTGGACACGGCCTCCGTTCTTCTTGAAACGCTTCGCTCCTCCTTGGCCGAAGTCCGCTCCACCCTGGAACGGACCCGTGTCAGGGCTCAGCGGCGGGCCGTCGTGGTCATGCGCGACGCCGAGGTGGGCGAGGTGGCCGAAGGCGGGCGGATTCTCCTCCGCCTGGCCGACCTGGAGTCACTCGAAGTGGAGGCCCTGATCGCCCCCGGCGATCTTTTCGCCGTCGGGTCCGGCACGAGGGCCGAGATCATCGTCGACGGCCCTACCGTCGAGGGGAGCGTGAAGCGCGTCGATCCCGAAGCGGATGAGGCCACGGGTCTCTATCGGGCCGTCGTCTCCCTCGAAGGAGAGCGCTTTCTCCGGCCCGGCACCTACGTGGAGGTGCGCTTTCTCGTCGACGACCGGCCCGACGTCGTCGCCGTTCCCTACGAGGCGATCCGCCGCGAGTCGGGCCGAACCTACCTCTTCGTCGTCTCCGGCGACCGGGCCTTCCGGCGCGATTTCCAGGCCGGATCGGCCCAGGAGGGGCTCGTCGAGATCCCCGCAGGATTGGATGTGGGAGAGGCCGTCGTCGTCGAGGGGATGGACGGCCTCTATGACGGCGCCCGGGTCTGGCTCGACGGCGACAACGAAAAGCCCGAGAGCGACCGGGAGTAG
- a CDS encoding efflux RND transporter permease subunit: MAFLSVFIRRPVMTTVFVLLAVVIGAYSYFSTGIALLPKIDIPVVVATLYDGAGPQEIETLVTKPVEDAVSQVEGVKEIESYSLEGISYVVVWFEYGINVSEANLDVSNRVKAVQGLLPDEADDPIVEKYDINAQPFLTLAVTSNLPPEQAYDIVEDKIQRRITQIEGLAKADIRGDVRREIHVYLDPNRLNQYGLPLMEIVAVLRRDKFNDPSGHISKGRQELSIRVMGEIDDVERLGEIRIARGEGASVLLSDVARIVDTTEERRGFARYRDRSALFIECIATPNSNIVEISRRIEGLVGDIADDLPEGMAIEVTNDDSTFIAESIGNVFRDMASGIALTALILFLFLRRLGVTLVVVLAMPTAVVATFILLYGADITMNIMSTLGLAISIGVLVNNAILVIENIFRYREMGYGPVEAAERGTSEIALSVLSTTFTNLGVFIPVAFMGGIVGQFLRDFALAVVFSTLFSLWVAMTFTPMMAARVRYDEPGRLSRLLTGWWSWLYRGFEEIHDELVVTALRHPLLSIGLSLLLFGGSVALVPRLGFEFFPKADQGIVQIDLELPTVASLAYTTEVTNRIEEHVRSLPHLDAVEVLVGGAGSSSGVNRSRIRLFLGDDPGRPSTFAVADAIRPFLAAFPDLTASLTAAAEGGGAPGKALQISVVGDDMILLNELATAVLDVVRRTEGIVDADTDWRLGRTELQIRPVRWRLAQQELTVTDLADTVRGYVTGKKAGVFRSEGKEYDILVRLAPEKVDNVFLVPDLPLRGPRGFAPLDVLAETTYGAGPTQILRKDRVRSVTVEADVTGRSVGEAFRDISAELNAMKLPRGYRLVYGGEVEDMRENFTYMIIAFAMAIVITFLMIAAILESYVFALVIMVTVPFSLIGVVPLLLVTRTNISLYGALGLIMLVGLVVNNAIVVVDYAEIVRKRGRTPFDAVVEACRVRLRPIVMADATSIIAMIPLAMGLGAGGAYRVPMAMVAIGGLFAGGTLGPFCRSAHLRADLGLPAVEGGTAVMRSTASGFPFSRLSVP; this comes from the coding sequence ATGGCCTTCCTCTCCGTCTTCATCCGCCGTCCCGTCATGACGACGGTCTTCGTCCTCCTCGCCGTCGTCATCGGTGCCTACAGCTACTTTTCCACGGGCATTGCCCTGCTCCCCAAGATCGACATCCCCGTCGTCGTCGCCACCCTCTATGACGGGGCCGGCCCCCAGGAGATCGAAACGCTCGTCACCAAACCCGTCGAGGATGCCGTTTCGCAGGTCGAGGGCGTGAAGGAGATAGAAAGTTACTCCCTGGAGGGCATCTCCTACGTCGTCGTCTGGTTCGAGTACGGCATCAACGTCTCCGAGGCCAATCTGGATGTCTCCAACCGGGTCAAGGCCGTCCAGGGGCTCCTGCCCGATGAGGCCGACGATCCCATCGTCGAAAAGTACGACATCAACGCCCAGCCCTTTCTGACCCTGGCCGTCACGTCCAACCTCCCGCCGGAACAGGCCTACGACATCGTCGAGGACAAGATCCAGAGGCGCATCACTCAGATCGAGGGGCTGGCCAAGGCCGACATCCGAGGAGACGTCCGTCGCGAAATCCACGTCTACCTCGATCCCAACCGGCTCAACCAGTACGGCCTGCCCCTGATGGAGATCGTGGCCGTCCTCCGGCGCGACAAGTTCAACGATCCCTCAGGGCACATCTCGAAGGGGCGTCAGGAGCTCTCCATCCGCGTCATGGGCGAGATCGACGACGTGGAACGCCTCGGCGAGATCCGCATCGCCCGAGGAGAGGGGGCCTCGGTCCTCCTCTCCGACGTGGCCCGCATCGTCGACACGACGGAGGAACGCCGAGGTTTTGCCCGCTATCGGGACCGATCGGCCCTTTTCATCGAGTGTATCGCCACGCCCAACAGCAACATCGTCGAGATCAGCCGCCGCATCGAGGGTCTCGTCGGCGATATCGCCGACGATCTTCCCGAGGGGATGGCGATCGAGGTGACCAACGACGACTCGACCTTCATCGCCGAGTCCATCGGCAACGTCTTCCGCGACATGGCGTCGGGCATCGCCCTGACGGCCCTCATCCTCTTCCTCTTCCTGAGACGCCTCGGCGTCACCCTCGTCGTTGTCCTGGCCATGCCCACGGCCGTCGTCGCCACCTTCATCCTCCTCTACGGCGCCGACATCACCATGAACATCATGAGCACCCTGGGGTTGGCCATCTCCATCGGCGTCCTCGTCAACAACGCCATCCTCGTCATCGAGAACATCTTCCGCTACCGAGAAATGGGCTACGGCCCCGTCGAGGCCGCCGAGAGGGGGACGTCGGAGATCGCCCTGTCCGTCCTCTCGACGACGTTCACCAATTTGGGCGTCTTCATCCCCGTGGCCTTCATGGGGGGCATCGTGGGACAGTTTCTGCGCGATTTCGCCCTGGCCGTCGTCTTTTCGACGCTTTTCTCTCTCTGGGTGGCCATGACCTTCACGCCCATGATGGCCGCCCGAGTCCGCTACGACGAGCCCGGCAGGCTCAGCCGTCTCCTGACTGGGTGGTGGAGCTGGCTCTACCGCGGCTTCGAGGAGATCCACGATGAGCTCGTCGTGACGGCCCTGCGCCATCCCCTTCTCTCCATCGGCCTCTCCCTGCTGCTTTTCGGCGGTTCCGTGGCCCTTGTCCCCCGGCTGGGCTTCGAGTTTTTTCCCAAGGCCGACCAGGGCATCGTCCAGATCGATCTGGAGCTGCCCACCGTCGCCTCTCTGGCCTACACGACGGAGGTGACGAATCGAATCGAAGAGCATGTCCGCTCCTTGCCTCATCTCGACGCCGTCGAGGTTCTCGTCGGCGGTGCCGGTTCCAGCTCGGGCGTCAACAGGAGCCGCATCCGACTTTTTCTCGGCGATGATCCGGGAAGGCCGAGCACCTTCGCCGTGGCCGACGCGATACGCCCCTTCCTGGCGGCCTTTCCCGACCTGACGGCGAGCCTCACCGCCGCGGCCGAGGGGGGAGGTGCCCCGGGGAAAGCCCTTCAGATTTCCGTCGTCGGCGATGACATGATCCTCCTCAACGAACTGGCCACGGCCGTTCTCGACGTCGTGCGCCGCACCGAGGGCATCGTCGACGCCGATACGGACTGGCGGCTGGGCCGTACGGAACTTCAGATCCGCCCCGTGAGATGGCGTCTGGCCCAGCAGGAGCTGACGGTGACCGACCTGGCCGACACGGTCCGCGGCTACGTGACGGGCAAAAAGGCCGGTGTCTTCCGCAGCGAGGGAAAGGAGTACGACATCCTCGTCCGTCTGGCGCCGGAAAAGGTGGACAACGTCTTCCTCGTTCCCGACCTGCCTCTGAGGGGGCCCCGGGGTTTCGCTCCCCTCGACGTCCTCGCCGAGACGACCTACGGCGCCGGTCCGACGCAGATCCTCCGCAAGGACCGAGTCCGCTCCGTCACCGTCGAGGCCGACGTGACGGGACGTTCCGTGGGGGAGGCCTTTCGGGACATCTCCGCCGAGCTGAACGCCATGAAGCTGCCGCGAGGGTACCGTCTGGTCTACGGCGGCGAGGTGGAGGACATGAGGGAGAATTTCACCTACATGATCATCGCCTTTGCCATGGCCATCGTCATCACCTTTCTCATGATCGCCGCCATCCTCGAATCCTACGTCTTCGCCCTCGTCATCATGGTCACCGTTCCCTTCTCCCTCATCGGCGTCGTCCCTCTCCTTCTCGTGACGCGGACCAACATTTCCCTTTACGGGGCCCTGGGTCTGATCATGCTCGTCGGCCTCGTCGTCAACAACGCCATCGTCGTCGTCGACTACGCCGAAATCGTCCGCAAAAGGGGGCGTACCCCCTTCGACGCCGTCGTCGAGGCCTGCCGCGTCAGACTCCGTCCCATCGTCATGGCCGACGCCACGTCCATCATCGCCATGATCCCCCTCGCCATGGGGCTGGGAGCCGGCGGCGCCTATAGGGTTCCCATGGCCATGGTGGCCATCGGGGGGCTTTTCGCCGGAGGCACTCTGGGCCCTTTTTGTCGTTCCGCCCATCTACGAGCGGATCTGGGCCTTCCGGCAGTGGAGGGCGGCACGGCGGTCATGAGGTCGACCGCATCGGGATTCCCTTTTTCGAGGCTTTCCGTTCCTTGA